The genome window TGGGGCTCTGCGCCGCGCCATCTGGGGCCGCGGGACCGTTTCATCGGCTGGTCGGCCGAAGCCCGTGGTCGCAACATTCGCTATCTGGCCTACAACACCCGCTTTCTGATCCTACCCTGGGTGGAGGTCAAACATCTGGCGTCGCACCTCCTCGGTCGCATGGCGCGGGTGCTGTCGGCGGACTGGGAGCGTCTCTACAGCCACCCGATTTACTACTTGGAGACCTTCGTGGATCCGCGACGTTTCCGTGGCACCTGCTACCTCGCGGCGAACTGGATCGCCTTGGGTGAGACCACCGGCATCGGCCATAACTCGCGGACGAACAAGCCCATCCACCCGAAGAAGGAAGTGTTGGGCTATCCGCTGCGGAAAGATTTCCGGGAGCTCCTTGCAGCACCATGAGCAAGCCCGAGCTCATCGACTTGGATGCCTCCGAAGTGAGGGCGTTCATCGAGCTGACCCGGCCTGTGCTCGATGCGAAGGATCACGAGAAACTCCAAGCCATCCTCGAGACCTTCCTTTGGATGATGGCCGAGCTCGAGAAAAAGAGTACGACCCTCGAGCGTCTTCGCAAGGAGTTTTCGATTAACACGAAGAAGACCGAGAGGACGAGCGAGGTGCTCCAAGGGGCAGGTGGCGCAGACGTGCCGCCAGGCAACCCCGACGAAGAGGCACGTGGCGAGAAGTCCGAGAAGCAGAAGAAAAAGAAGCCGAAGGGACACGGCCGCAACGGCGCGGACGCCTATGAGGGCGCGGAGAGAATCCATGTGCCGCACGAATCGCTGAAGACAGGCGATGCTTGCGTGGAGTGCGAGAAGGGCAAGGTTTACGTCCTGCGCGTTCCTCGCAAGCTGGTGCGCGTCAGAGGCCAGGCGCCGATTGAGGCGACGGTCTATGAGTTGGAGAGACTGCGCTGTCATCTCTGCGGCGAGGTGTTCACGGCCAAGGCCCCGGAGGGTATCGGGGAGGAGAAGTACGACCCCACCTCAGCGAGCATGATCGGCCTTTTGAAGTACGGCAGCGGGCTGCCCTTCAACCGACTCGAGAAGCTGGGGAAGTATTTCAAGATTCCGCTTCCGACCTCGACTCAGTGGGACATCGTCCGAAAGGCAGCGATCGTCCTCGCGATGGTCTACGAAGAGCTGATCCGGCAAGTAGCGCAGTGGGATATCTTCTACAATGATGATACCTCGGTGAAGATCCTTCAGCTGCTCAAAGAGAACCAACAAATCGAACAGAAGGGCTCGAAAGAGCGTACCGGGATCTTCACCTCCGCCATCGTCGCGGTCCGCGACGATCACAAAAGTGCAGTGTTCTTCACCGGGCGCCAGCACGCCGGCGAAAACCTCGAGGATGTGCTCCGACGCCGGGCCGCGGGGCTCGAGATACCGATGCAGATGTGCGATGGATTGTCGCGCAACGTACCGAAGGAATTCGCGACGATCCTGGCCAATTGCATGAGCCATGGTCGCCGGAAGTTCGTGGAGGTGGTCGATAGCTTCCCTGGAGAATGCCGCTTCGTGCTTGAGTCATTGGGACAGGTCTACCACTACGATGCCATCGCCCGCAAGGAGGAGATGTCGCCCGCAAGGCGGCTGCGTTTCCATCAAG of bacterium contains these proteins:
- a CDS encoding IS66 family transposase; translation: MSKPELIDLDASEVRAFIELTRPVLDAKDHEKLQAILETFLWMMAELEKKSTTLERLRKEFSINTKKTERTSEVLQGAGGADVPPGNPDEEARGEKSEKQKKKKPKGHGRNGADAYEGAERIHVPHESLKTGDACVECEKGKVYVLRVPRKLVRVRGQAPIEATVYELERLRCHLCGEVFTAKAPEGIGEEKYDPTSASMIGLLKYGSGLPFNRLEKLGKYFKIPLPTSTQWDIVRKAAIVLAMVYEELIRQVAQWDIFYNDDTSVKILQLLKENQQIEQKGSKERTGIFTSAIVAVRDDHKSAVFFTGRQHAGENLEDVLRRRAAGLEIPMQMCDGLSRNVPKEFATILANCMSHGRRKFVEVVDSFPGECRFVLESLGQVYHYDAIARKEEMSPARRLRFHQDHSAEIMATLKSWMNEQLEEKKVEPNSSLGAAFSYMLNRWDKLTLFLRKPGAPLDNNICERALKKAILHRKNSLFYKTKN